The proteins below are encoded in one region of Chrysemys picta bellii isolate R12L10 chromosome 4, ASM1138683v2, whole genome shotgun sequence:
- the ZNF768 gene encoding zinc finger protein 768 — MGDALTICPDCGKSFRQYSYLVTHRRVHTGERPYSCAQCGRGFSQHSSLIRHRRTHTGERPYRCPDCGKAFALSASLLTHQRTHTGERPYGCAQCGRGFSQRSALVTHQRTHTGERPYKCPDCGKSFAISSHCTAHQRIHGDPGGEPPYRCPQCGEGFRLRARFLHHRRSHAGSKPHRCPDCGKGFSRSFLLKTHQRIHTGERPYPCPDCGRRFRQSSHLTHHRATHTGERPYRCSHCGDAFPCSSELYLHYRSHTGERPYQCHDCGRSYTTNGSLRRHRASHAVG, encoded by the coding sequence ATGGGCGACGCTCTGACCATCTGCCCCGACTGCGGGAAGAGCTTCCGCCAGTACTCGTACCTGGTCACCCACCGGCGCgtccacaccggggagcggccctacAGCTGTGCCCAGTGCGGCcggggcttctcccagcactccAGCCTCATCCGGCACCGCCGCACCCACACGGGCGAGAGACCCTACCGGTGTCCTGACTGCGGCAAGGCCTTCGCCCTCAGCGCCTCCCTCCTGACccaccagcgcacccacaccgGGGAGCGCCCCTACGGCTGTGCCCAGTGCGGAAGGGGATTCAGCCAGCGCTCGGCTCTGGTTACccaccagcgcacccacaccggggagagaccctataaatgccctGACTGCGGGAAGAGCTTTGCCATCAGCTCCCACTGCACTGCTCACCAGAGGATCCATGGGGATCCGGGCGGGGAACCCCCGTACCGGTGCCCCCAGTGTGGGGAGGGCTTCCGGCTCCGCGCCCGCTTCCTGCATCACCGGCGCAGCCACGCAGGCAGCAAACCCCACCGCTGCCCTGACTGCGGGAAAGGATTCTCCCGCAGTTTCCTGCTCAAGACGCACCAGCGGATCCACACTGGAGAGCGGCCCTACCCCTGCCCCGACTGTGGGCGCCGCTTCCGGCAGAGCTCCCACCTCACCCACCACCGGGCCACCCACACTGGAGAGCGGCCCTACCGCTGCAGCCACTGCGGGGATGCCTTCCCTTGCAGCTCGGAGCTCTACCTGCACTACCGCagccacaccggggagcggccctacCAGTGCCATGACTGTGGGCGCAGCTACACCACCAACGGCAGCCTGCGGCGGCACCGTGCCAGCCACGCCGTGGGCTAG
- the LOC101951146 gene encoding zinc finger protein 436-like isoform X1 — translation MEPGAEPRVPDLQGSPGRELPRGARTGARKEEENPQQEPHRPSQSPEQGEANRVGRQAGDLRGVENGFGLLNSMSVPQRLTICGQCGKSFSQYSDLIKHQRIHTGERPYSCSQCGKSFSQSSHLTKHQRIHTGERPYKCPDCGKGFNDSSYLLQHRRTHTGERPYECLDCGKSFGDKSGLTRHQKVHHGERPYKCPDCGKSFSDSSYLIQHQRIHTGERPYKCTECGKSFSRNSHLVQHQRVHTGERPYKCADCGMSFSHSSTLIGHQRTHRGDKPYKCPQCRKSFRHKSTLVKHQRTHTGERPYSCPKCGKSFSWGSAFIKHQRTHTGERPYQCTQCGKGFGDSSALIQHQRIHTGERPYKCSECGKGFGDSSTLNQHQRTHSAEKPYKCPECGRSFILSSHLVRHQRVHVA, via the exons ATGGAGCCAGGGGCAGAGCCGCGGGTCCCGGATCTCCAGGGCTCCCCGGGAAGGGAGCTCCCCAGAGGCGCCCGCACAG GtgccaggaaggaggaggagaatccCCAGCAGGAGCCACACAGGCCGTCGCAGAGCCCCGAGCAGGGAGAGGCCAACAGGGTGGGACGGCAGGCGGGAGACCTCCGAGGGGTGGAAAATGGATTTGGGCTTCTCAATAGCATGTCTGTCCCCCAGAGACTGACCATCTGTGGGCAATGTGGGAAGAGCTTTAGCCAGTATTCAGATCTTATTAAGCACCAGCGGATCCACACGGGGGAGAGACCCTACAGCTGCTCccagtgcgggaagagcttcagccAGAGCTCCCATCTCACCAAGCATCAGCGGATCCACACCGGGGAGAGGCCCTACAAATGCCCTGACTGCGGGAAGGGCTTCAACGACAGTTCCTACCTCCTGCAGCACCGCCGCACCCACACGGGCGAGCGGCCTTACGAATGcctagactgtgggaaaagcttcggAGATAAGTCAGGCCTTACCCGCCACCAGAAGGTGCATCACGGTGAGAGACCCTACAAATGCCCTgactgcgggaagagcttcagcgACAGCTCCTACCTCATCCAGCACCAGCGCATCCACACGGGCGAGCGGCCCTACAAGTGCAccgagtgcgggaagagcttcagccGGAACTCGCacctggttcagcaccagcgggTCCACACGGGGGAACGCCCCTACAAGTGCGCTGATTGCGGGATGAGCTTCAGCCACAGCTCCACCCTGATTGGGCACCAGAGGACCCACCGTGGCGATAAGCCCTACAAATGCCCCCAGTGCAGGAAAAGCTTCCGGCACAAGTCAACCCTGGTGAAGCACCAGCGgacccacaccggggagcggccctacAGCTGCCCCAagtgtgggaagagcttcagcTGGGGCTCGGCTTTCATCAagcaccagcgcacccacacgGGGGAGCGACCCTACCAATGCACCCAGTGTGGGAAGGGCTTTGGGGACAGCTcggccctgatccagcaccagcgcatccacaccggggagcggccctacAAGTGCTCCGAGTGTGGGAAGGGCTTTGGTGACAGCTCCACCCTGAATCAGCACCAGCGCACCCATTCGGCAGAGAAACCCTACAAATGCCCAGAGTGTGGGAGGAGCTTCATCCTCAGCTCCCACCTTGTCCGGCACCAAAGGGTCCATGTGGCCTAG
- the LOC101951146 gene encoding zinc finger protein 629-like isoform X2, with translation MSVPQRLTICGQCGKSFSQYSDLIKHQRIHTGERPYSCSQCGKSFSQSSHLTKHQRIHTGERPYKCPDCGKGFNDSSYLLQHRRTHTGERPYECLDCGKSFGDKSGLTRHQKVHHGERPYKCPDCGKSFSDSSYLIQHQRIHTGERPYKCTECGKSFSRNSHLVQHQRVHTGERPYKCADCGMSFSHSSTLIGHQRTHRGDKPYKCPQCRKSFRHKSTLVKHQRTHTGERPYSCPKCGKSFSWGSAFIKHQRTHTGERPYQCTQCGKGFGDSSALIQHQRIHTGERPYKCSECGKGFGDSSTLNQHQRTHSAEKPYKCPECGRSFILSSHLVRHQRVHVA, from the coding sequence ATGTCTGTCCCCCAGAGACTGACCATCTGTGGGCAATGTGGGAAGAGCTTTAGCCAGTATTCAGATCTTATTAAGCACCAGCGGATCCACACGGGGGAGAGACCCTACAGCTGCTCccagtgcgggaagagcttcagccAGAGCTCCCATCTCACCAAGCATCAGCGGATCCACACCGGGGAGAGGCCCTACAAATGCCCTGACTGCGGGAAGGGCTTCAACGACAGTTCCTACCTCCTGCAGCACCGCCGCACCCACACGGGCGAGCGGCCTTACGAATGcctagactgtgggaaaagcttcggAGATAAGTCAGGCCTTACCCGCCACCAGAAGGTGCATCACGGTGAGAGACCCTACAAATGCCCTgactgcgggaagagcttcagcgACAGCTCCTACCTCATCCAGCACCAGCGCATCCACACGGGCGAGCGGCCCTACAAGTGCAccgagtgcgggaagagcttcagccGGAACTCGCacctggttcagcaccagcgggTCCACACGGGGGAACGCCCCTACAAGTGCGCTGATTGCGGGATGAGCTTCAGCCACAGCTCCACCCTGATTGGGCACCAGAGGACCCACCGTGGCGATAAGCCCTACAAATGCCCCCAGTGCAGGAAAAGCTTCCGGCACAAGTCAACCCTGGTGAAGCACCAGCGgacccacaccggggagcggccctacAGCTGCCCCAagtgtgggaagagcttcagcTGGGGCTCGGCTTTCATCAagcaccagcgcacccacacgGGGGAGCGACCCTACCAATGCACCCAGTGTGGGAAGGGCTTTGGGGACAGCTcggccctgatccagcaccagcgcatccacaccggggagcggccctacAAGTGCTCCGAGTGTGGGAAGGGCTTTGGTGACAGCTCCACCCTGAATCAGCACCAGCGCACCCATTCGGCAGAGAAACCCTACAAATGCCCAGAGTGTGGGAGGAGCTTCATCCTCAGCTCCCACCTTGTCCGGCACCAAAGGGTCCATGTGGCCTAG